A region of Gracilinanus agilis isolate LMUSP501 chromosome 3, AgileGrace, whole genome shotgun sequence DNA encodes the following proteins:
- the LOC123241487 gene encoding ADP-ribose pyrophosphatase, mitochondrial-like, whose product MGRGLSRGRSVATCTSWVSRLGGQMTCQRFPWDHLDDIVFCSGKPLQEASEAKERGSHTSKLAVTLVFGASLLRRVTGLAASGELFLRACLTSALIMSHPTRAEGNAHSKARMSPYPRSTVERSHVPDEKVPWRVDWHEYKPVEYTAPAILAGPAWADQQIGERDFSPKFNEKDGLVDRRSHNGTYEIENGRPRNPAGRTGLGGRGLLGRWGPNHAADPIVTRWKRDNHGNKVSHPVSGKDILQFVAIKRKDCGEWAIPGGMVDPGEKISATLKREFGEEAMNSLVKSKVKKKELEEQLNKLFSQEHLMVYKGYVDDPRNTDNAWMETEAVNYHDETGETMDNLTLEAGDDAGKVKWVEISDKLKLYASHSQFIELVAEKRGAHWSEDGDPGYHG is encoded by the exons ATGGGGCGGGGCCTGAGCAGAGGGCGGAGTGTAGCCACTTGCACTTCCTGGGTCTCGCGTCTAGGCGGCCAGATGACCTGTCAGCGCTTCCCCTGGGACCACCTGGATGACATTGTCTTTTG CTCCGGGAAACCTCTTCAGGAAGCCAGCGAGGCCAAGGAAAGAGGTTCCCATACCTCCAAGCTGGCTGTGACTTTGGTTTTCGGGGCTTCCCTGCTACGTCGAGTGACTGGTCTGGCGGCCTCGGGAGAGTTGTTCCTACGAGCCTGTCTCACCTCAGCTCTAATTATGTCACACCCCACGCGTGCTGAAGGGAACGCCCACAGTAAGGCACGAATGTCTCCTTACCCTCGGTCCACGGTTGAGCGAAGTCACGTCCCAGATGAAAAAGTGCCTTGGCGGGTTGATTGGCATGAATATAAGCCTGTGGAATATACAGCTCCTGCCATCCTTGCAGGGCCCGCGTGGGCAGACCAACAGATAGGTGAAAGggatttttccccaaaattcaaTGAGAAGGATGGACTTGTTGATCGCAGGAGCCACAATGGCACATATGAAATTGAAAATGGGCGACCTAGAAATCCTGCAGGGCGCACGGGACTTGGTGGCAGGGGACTCTTGGGACGTTGGGGCCCAAACCACGCCGCAGACCCCATCGTTACTAGATGGAAAAGGGACAACCATGGAAATAAGGTCTCCCACCCTGTTTCTGGGAAAGACATCCTACAGTTTGTAGCCATAAAACGGAAAGATTGTGGAGAATGGGCAATCCCAGGGGGCATGGTGGATCCAGGAGAGAAAATCAGTGCTACCTTGAAACGAGAGTTTGGTGAAGAAGCAATGAATTCCTTAGTGAAGtctaaagttaaaaagaaagagcTGGAGGAACAACTGAACAAACTTTTCAGCCAGGAGCATTTAATGGTTTATAAGGGGTATGTGGATGATCCTCGGAACACTGATAATGCATGGATGGAGACAGAAGCTGTGAACTACCATGATGAAACAGGTGAGACGATGGATAATCTGACTCTCGAAGCAGGAGATGATGCTGGGAAGGTTAAATGGGTAGAAATCAGTGATAAACTCAAGCTTTATGCCAGTCACTCCCAATTCATTGAACTTGTGGCGGAGAAACGAGGAGCTCACTGGAGTGAGGATGGAGATCCGGGCTACCATGGATGA